In one Brevibacillus composti genomic region, the following are encoded:
- a CDS encoding flagellar protein FlgN codes for MANWSNLYELLDNLIQLHKAMLTLAGQKRGVLIKGDVDQLMAITTQEKKLIKAVDASENARQALVTQLFADQGIQRENGTLEDLIKLTTSPEEKARLTAVREELKRIIGELRQENELNQQLLKQSLSFVTMTLDLITDTPEDDYFYGKSNRSDGHRGPTRTFFNTKA; via the coding sequence ATGGCGAATTGGAGCAATCTCTACGAGCTGCTCGACAACTTGATCCAACTGCATAAAGCGATGCTTACGCTCGCGGGGCAAAAAAGAGGCGTGCTGATCAAAGGCGACGTGGATCAGTTAATGGCCATTACCACGCAGGAGAAAAAGCTGATTAAAGCTGTCGATGCGTCGGAAAACGCCCGTCAAGCTCTGGTCACCCAACTGTTTGCAGACCAGGGTATCCAGCGGGAGAACGGTACGCTGGAAGACTTGATCAAGCTGACGACCAGCCCGGAAGAGAAAGCCCGTTTAACAGCGGTTCGCGAAGAATTAAAGCGGATCATCGGAGAGCTGCGGCAGGAAAACGAGCTGAATCAGCAGCTCCTGAAGCAGTCCCTCTCTTTTGTAACCATGACGCTCGATCTGATTACGGATACGCCGGAGGACGACTATTTTTACGGAAAATCAAACCGATCGGATGGGCATCGAGGTCCTACTCGAACGTTTTTTAATACCAAGGCATAG